One Desulforhopalus sp. DNA segment encodes these proteins:
- a CDS encoding DMT family transporter, whose amino-acid sequence MTNLRAYLACVFIVCAWSGWITISRYGVQSNLQPADITLIRYVTALLCVLPLVARHHWHRFKLHQYLIMGLGVGFPYTMTSFYGLRELKAAHAGVLVNGMLPVLGAVAAWFILRQRVSALRYMAIALIFIANFVMAGGDTFSPGHSFGILLLLSAAVFYTAHMIAIRFWGFQWRDVLVTVPVVNTLFFLPMWFFLPTSLSKASIGEIASQAAYQGIIVNIIALMCSTYAIARIGTITVSIFMSFVPVTTALLAWLLLGEALNPWELVGITGCSLGLFIYAWGQIIESRKRILE is encoded by the coding sequence TTATCGTCTGCGCCTGGTCGGGGTGGATTACCATCTCCCGCTACGGCGTCCAATCCAACCTGCAGCCTGCGGATATCACCCTGATCCGCTATGTGACGGCCTTGCTCTGCGTTCTGCCGCTGGTGGCGCGCCATCACTGGCACCGGTTCAAGCTGCATCAGTACCTGATCATGGGCCTCGGGGTCGGTTTCCCCTACACCATGACCTCGTTCTACGGCCTGAGGGAATTGAAGGCGGCCCATGCCGGCGTCCTGGTCAATGGCATGCTCCCGGTCCTCGGCGCGGTGGCGGCCTGGTTCATCCTGCGCCAGCGGGTTTCGGCGCTGCGCTATATGGCGATTGCCTTGATCTTTATTGCCAATTTCGTTATGGCCGGAGGCGACACCTTTTCGCCAGGTCATTCCTTTGGCATACTCCTTCTGCTCAGCGCCGCGGTCTTTTACACCGCCCATATGATCGCCATACGTTTCTGGGGCTTTCAGTGGCGGGACGTGCTGGTTACCGTGCCGGTGGTCAACACCCTTTTCTTCCTGCCGATGTGGTTCTTCCTGCCGACCTCCCTCAGCAAGGCGAGTATCGGGGAGATAGCCAGCCAGGCGGCATACCAAGGAATTATTGTCAATATAATCGCCCTGATGTGCTCGACCTATGCCATCGCCCGAATCGGCACCATCACCGTGTCGATCTTTATGTCCTTTGTGCCGGTAACGACCGCCCTGCTCGCCTGGCTGCTCCTCGGCGAGGCACTGAACCCCTGGGAACTGGTTGGCATCACCGGCTGTTCCCTTGGCCTGTTTATTTATGCCTGGGGCCAGATTATCGAAAGCCGCAAACGTATTCTCGAATAG